One window of the Helicoverpa zea isolate HzStark_Cry1AcR chromosome 7, ilHelZeax1.1, whole genome shotgun sequence genome contains the following:
- the LOC124631974 gene encoding trypsin-like, with the protein MNKFVILCVVALYGASYSVEGASRIIGGTVATGNEFNYMVSLQRISEVAQLTRGHRCGGALITLSHALTAASCLHNNNQLIVASEHRLFGGATRLDDDSNEYRVRNVANFTIHPQFNPSQRFNYDIAVITTVSPFSNVAVATLRLPTADIGIQLEPGCTTPGWGAQNSSATASYQLMYIRSRITENAVCFQSYNNQGTSITVFPNMLCALPPTNSTGCHGDIGNPLVCGDYLQGVLFLSKDCASPVVMPSPDVYSRVFSHGAWLNETVFGISQENTTTVAPPTESGASTYQAGAGLLTIFALVQIVTSMS; encoded by the exons GAGCAAGCTATTCAGTTGAAGGCGCATCCAGAATTATTGGTGGAACCGTTGCTACTGGAAATGAGTTCAATTACATG GTTTCCTTGCAAAGAATAAGTGAAGTGGCTCAATTGACGAGAGGACATAGATGTGGAGGAGCATTGATCACGTTAAGTCATGCTTTGACAGCTGCGTCCTGCCTTCATAACAATAATCA gcTAATTGTCGCGTCAGAACACCGTCTATTTGGTGGCGCAACGAGGCTCGACGATGACTCTAACGAGTATCGTGTTCGGAATGTAGCTAACTTCACAATCCACCCTCAGTTTAACCCGAGCCAGCGTTTTAATTACGACATCGCTGTTATTACT ACTGTCAGTCCGTTCTCAAACGTCGCAGTGGCGACCCTGAGGCTTCCCACTGCCGATATCGGAATTCAACTAGAACCAGGTTGCACTACTCCTGGTTGGGGAGCCCAAAATAGTTCAGCCACT GCAAGTTACCAGTTGATGTACATTCGAAGCCGAATAACTGAAAACGCTGTCTGTTTCCAATCCTACAACAATCAAGGAACTTCAATTACTGTGTTTCCCAACATGCTGTGCGCTTTGCCGCCGACAAACAGTACTGGATGTCAT GGTGACATTGGAAACCCCCTGGTTTGCGGCGACTATCTGCAGGGCGTTCTTTTCTTGTCAAAAGACTGCGCATCTCCAGTAGTAATGCCATCACCTGACGTATACTCTAGAGTGTTCAGCCACGGTGCTTGGTTGAACGAAACCGTCTTCGGAATTAGTCAAGAAAACACAACAACTGTAGCCCCACCAACTGAAAGTGGAGCTTCGACTTATCAAGCTGGTGCTGGTCTGCTAACGATATTCGCGCTCGTTCAAATTGTAACATCAATGTCATaa
- the LOC124632105 gene encoding trypsin delta-like: MNKIVILCVIAFYGASYSVEAASRIIGGTAANENQFKYMVSLQNRSEVDLLTRGHRCGGALITLSHALTAASCLHNNNQLIVASQFRLFAGSSRLNNDDNSYRVRNVASFTIHPQFVPSQRFNNDIAVIATVSPFSSIAVSVLRLPTEDISVTHLAVCHTPGWGAQNASASASYQLMFIQSRVTLSSHCATAYYGMGTTIAMQPNMLCAMPITNSTGCHGDLGNPLVCGDYLQGVLFLSKDCTSPLLTAVPDVYSRVFSHVAWLNETVFGVSDETSGACTYQAGVGLLAIFALVQIVTSMS, translated from the exons atgaataagatTGTGATTTTGTGTGTGATTGCTTTTTATG GAGCAAGTTATTCAGTTGAAGCAGCATCCAGAATTATTGGTGGAACTGCTGCTAATGAAAATCAGTTCAAATATATG GTTTCCTTGCAAAACAGAAGTGAAGTGGATCTATTGACGAGAGGACATAGATGTGGAGGAGCATTGATCACGTTAAGTCATGCTTTGACAGCTGCCTCATGCCTTCATAACAATAATCA GCTAATTGTTGCGTCACAATTTCGGTTATTTGCTGGCTCATCGAGGCTCAACAATGATGATAACTCGTATCGTGTACGGAATGTAGCTAGCTTCACAATCCACCCTCAGTTTGTCCCGAGTCAGCGTTTTAACAACGACATCGCTGTTATTgct ACTGTTAGTCCGTTCTCAAGCATTGCTGTAAGTGTCCTGAGACTTCCCACTGAAGACATCTCAGTGACACATCTAGCAGTTTGCCATACTCCTGGTTGGGGAGCCCAAAATGCGTCAGCCAGT GCGAGTTACCAGTTGATGTTTATTCAAAGCCGAGTGACTTTAAGCTCGCATTGCGCTACTGCCTACTATGGAATGGGAACTACAATTGCAATGCAGCCCAACATGCTCTGTGCTATGCCGATAACAAACAGTACTGGATGTCAT GGTGACCTTGGAAACCCATTGGTTTGCGGCGACTATCTGCAGGGCGTTCTTTTCTTGTCAAAGGACTGCACATCTCCATTATTGACAGCAGTCCCTGACGTATACTCTAGAGTGTTCAGCCACGTTGCTTGGTTGAACGAAACCGTCTTCGGAGTTAGTGACGAAACAAGCGGAGCGTGTACTTATCAAGCTGGTGTTGGTCTGCTAGCGATATTCGCGCTCGTTCAAATTGTAACATCAATGTCATAA